A stretch of Corallococcus macrosporus DNA encodes these proteins:
- a CDS encoding DUF808 domain-containing protein, with protein MAGSSLIALIDDIATILDDVSILTKVAAKKTAGVLGDDLALNAQQVTGVNADRELPVVWAVAKGSLVNKAILVPAALAISAVAPWLVTPLLMVGGAFLCFEGFEKLAHKFLHSKEEDEAHHAELREALANPNVDPVALEKDKIKGAVRTDFILSAEIIAITLGTVATADFTTRVTVMVGIALIMTVGVYGLVAGIVKLDDAGLYLSRKGGFAKALGGGILRAAPLLMKFLSVAGTAAMFLVGGGILVHGVSSLHHAEESFTAWAGRVPGVGSILGGLAPMLLNAAVGLGAGLVLVLLFTLGQKLFKGRGAKK; from the coding sequence ATGGCCGGCAGCAGCCTGATTGCGCTCATCGACGACATCGCGACCATCCTGGATGACGTCTCCATCCTGACGAAGGTGGCGGCGAAGAAGACGGCGGGCGTGCTGGGAGACGACCTGGCGCTCAACGCGCAGCAGGTGACGGGCGTGAACGCGGACCGCGAGCTGCCGGTGGTCTGGGCGGTCGCGAAGGGCTCGCTGGTCAACAAGGCCATCCTGGTGCCGGCGGCGCTGGCCATCAGCGCGGTGGCGCCCTGGCTGGTGACGCCGCTCCTGATGGTGGGCGGCGCCTTCCTCTGCTTCGAGGGCTTCGAGAAGCTGGCGCACAAGTTCCTCCACAGCAAGGAGGAGGACGAAGCGCACCACGCCGAGCTGCGCGAGGCGCTGGCGAACCCGAACGTGGACCCGGTGGCGCTGGAGAAGGACAAGATCAAGGGCGCGGTGCGCACGGACTTCATCCTCTCCGCGGAGATCATCGCCATCACGCTGGGCACGGTGGCGACGGCGGACTTCACCACCCGCGTCACGGTGATGGTGGGCATCGCCCTCATCATGACGGTGGGCGTGTACGGGCTGGTGGCGGGCATCGTGAAGCTGGACGACGCGGGGCTCTACCTCAGCCGCAAGGGCGGCTTCGCGAAGGCACTGGGCGGGGGCATCCTCCGCGCGGCGCCGTTGCTGATGAAGTTCCTGTCCGTGGCGGGCACGGCGGCCATGTTCCTGGTGGGCGGCGGCATCCTCGTGCACGGCGTCTCCAGCCTGCACCACGCGGAGGAGTCCTTCACCGCCTGGGCCGGCCGCGTGCCCGGCGTGGGGAGCATCCTGGGCGGGCTTGCCCCCATGCTGCTCAACGCCGCGGTGGGCCTGGGCGCCGGCCTCGTGCTGGTGCTGCTCTTCACCCTGGGCCAGAAGCTGTTCAAGGGCCGGGGCGCGAAGAAGTAG
- a CDS encoding NAD(P)H-binding protein yields MMRIALVGATGPVAGRALEQVVQSGAQAVALVRHPEKLPEPLRSRVQVEQGTLEDGAFVVRATRGADALLWLTPTTYGVQDFRAYTLDLARNAARALQENRIPRVVFVSSHGADRPDLGQVTFAGEVEKLLEAAAPHTVSLRCAGFMENLLASVDTLKGGQLFTLLPPDKQYPLVATRDVGDVAARWLLDASWSGHHVRGVHGPQDLSANELADILGRVLGGPLRCQRVPAETLRHNFMMRGMSPSVAEAYAQMFRGFGQPDYRPSEPRTAETTTPTTLEAFARERLAPRIRATSSRPGP; encoded by the coding sequence ATGATGAGAATCGCACTGGTCGGAGCCACGGGACCCGTCGCGGGCCGTGCCCTGGAGCAGGTCGTTCAGTCAGGAGCGCAGGCAGTCGCGCTGGTCCGCCACCCGGAGAAGCTGCCGGAGCCGCTGCGCTCGCGGGTCCAGGTGGAGCAGGGGACCCTGGAAGATGGCGCCTTCGTGGTCCGCGCGACCCGTGGTGCCGACGCCCTGCTCTGGCTGACGCCGACGACCTACGGCGTGCAGGACTTCAGGGCCTACACCCTGGACCTGGCGCGGAACGCGGCGCGGGCCCTCCAGGAGAACCGCATCCCGCGCGTGGTCTTCGTGTCCAGCCACGGCGCGGACCGTCCGGACCTGGGCCAGGTCACCTTCGCGGGCGAGGTGGAAAAGCTGCTGGAAGCCGCCGCGCCGCACACAGTGTCGCTGCGGTGCGCGGGCTTCATGGAGAACCTGCTCGCGTCGGTGGACACGCTGAAGGGCGGGCAGCTCTTCACCCTGCTGCCTCCCGACAAGCAGTACCCGCTGGTGGCTACGCGCGATGTCGGGGACGTGGCCGCCCGCTGGCTGCTGGATGCCTCCTGGAGCGGCCATCACGTCCGGGGCGTGCACGGCCCCCAGGACCTGAGCGCGAACGAGCTGGCGGACATCCTGGGGCGCGTGCTCGGCGGGCCCCTGCGGTGCCAGCGGGTTCCGGCTGAAACCCTCCGGCACAACTTCATGATGCGCGGCATGAGCCCCTCCGTCGCCGAGGCCTACGCCCAGATGTTCCGGGGCTTCGGCCAGCCGGACTACCGGCCCTCCGAGCCTCGCACCGCGGAGACGACGACGCCCACGACGCTCGAAGCGTTCGCGCGCGAGCGCCTGGCCCCCAGGATCCGCGCTACTTCTTCGCGCCCCGGCCCTTGA
- a CDS encoding helix-turn-helix transcriptional regulator, giving the protein MAPLKKAPHENVSERLDRLLGLLASQRSWNGPGLAAELGVSLRTLRRDMARLAARGVPIEAERGRGGGVRVPARMGLGRLQLNHREALDLLLALAIGERMRSPLLLSSLKGLRQKIAMAFPPEERSRINRLRRRILHGPLASQRVSDTWENPRPAVLGLVQDGFFEQRAIEVVYRSARERTTRVVEPHYLMLAWPAWYLLVWDHFREAIRILRLDRIESARLTDRTFQLREADAMLLVARDLFTAV; this is encoded by the coding sequence GTGGCACCTTTGAAGAAGGCACCCCACGAGAACGTCAGCGAGCGCCTGGACCGGCTCCTGGGCCTGCTCGCCTCCCAGCGGAGCTGGAACGGCCCGGGGCTCGCGGCGGAATTGGGCGTCAGCCTGCGCACCCTGCGCAGGGACATGGCGCGGCTCGCGGCGCGCGGGGTTCCCATCGAAGCGGAGCGGGGACGCGGTGGCGGGGTCCGGGTGCCAGCGCGCATGGGCCTGGGACGGCTCCAGCTCAACCACCGCGAGGCGCTCGACCTGCTCCTGGCGCTGGCGATTGGTGAGCGCATGCGCTCGCCCCTGCTCCTGTCGAGTTTGAAGGGGCTGCGGCAGAAGATCGCGATGGCCTTCCCTCCGGAGGAGCGCAGCCGCATCAACCGGCTGCGGCGCCGCATCCTCCACGGACCCCTCGCGTCGCAGCGGGTCTCGGACACCTGGGAGAATCCGCGTCCGGCGGTGCTGGGGCTCGTGCAGGACGGCTTCTTCGAGCAGCGCGCCATCGAGGTCGTCTACCGGAGCGCGAGGGAGCGGACCACGCGGGTCGTGGAGCCCCACTACCTGATGCTGGCGTGGCCCGCCTGGTACCTGCTCGTCTGGGACCATTTCCGTGAGGCCATCCGCATCCTGCGGCTGGACCGCATCGAGTCCGCCCGGCTCACGGACAGGACCTTCCAGCTCCGCGAGGCCGACGCGATGCTGCTGGTGGCCAGGGACCTCTTCACCGCCGTCTGA
- a CDS encoding serine hydrolase domain-containing protein, whose protein sequence is MPRRLLVSSFLFLGLTGAPALAADTLPKDRHAQVDALFAPWSGKTTPGCAVGISHEGTLDYARGYGMSDLEDDVSITLRSVFLIASIAKQFTAFSIGLLAQEGKLSLDDDIRKHLPELPAYAKTITVAHLMHHTNGLREQGQLLNLAGWRGDDVYTEADILWALSRQRGVNFEPGSEVLYGNAAYTLLGIIVRRVSGQSLRAFTDERIFKPLGMTDTHFRDDHSELVPRRAWGYGPREGGGWRLSVPNTDHYGSSNLFTTVGDLLKWEQNLLDGRVGGQALVTLMRTSGRLNDGTVTGYGGGLRLEGYRGLRMVSHDGMEGGYRAEALLFPDHRLSIVTLCNGGNIDAGELARKVADVYLGRHLKDVMPPAVKFAEAKLAELAGNYWGPQTDEVVRLEFKDGALRQVGVPTAFVPIGNGAFRPGESMHQWRFSTPKANAPRELSIQDFWPTTRKFIRLSAPVPTGPALATFEGKYRSDELDTTYAVRVVDGKLAIRWPRRDEVILDAVDGERFVGSLGAVTFTRAASGGIDGLLISNRRLRRLRAQRLGDAS, encoded by the coding sequence ATGCCGCGTCGGTTGCTCGTGTCGTCGTTCCTGTTCCTTGGCCTCACGGGCGCTCCCGCCCTCGCCGCGGACACCCTACCCAAGGACCGCCATGCACAGGTGGATGCACTCTTCGCGCCCTGGAGCGGCAAGACCACGCCCGGCTGCGCCGTGGGCATCTCCCATGAGGGCACACTGGACTACGCGCGCGGCTACGGCATGTCGGACCTGGAGGACGACGTCTCCATAACGCTCCGGTCCGTCTTCCTCATCGCGTCCATCGCCAAGCAGTTCACCGCGTTCTCCATCGGGCTGCTGGCGCAGGAGGGCAAGCTCTCGCTGGACGACGACATCCGCAAGCACCTGCCGGAGCTTCCTGCCTACGCAAAGACAATCACCGTCGCGCACCTGATGCACCACACCAACGGCCTGCGCGAACAGGGACAGTTGCTGAACCTGGCCGGCTGGCGCGGCGATGACGTCTACACCGAAGCGGACATCCTCTGGGCGCTCAGCCGGCAACGCGGCGTGAACTTCGAGCCGGGCTCGGAGGTCCTGTACGGCAATGCCGCGTACACGCTGCTGGGAATCATCGTGCGGCGCGTCTCCGGCCAGTCGCTGCGGGCGTTCACCGACGAGCGGATCTTCAAGCCGCTCGGAATGACCGACACCCACTTCCGCGATGACCACTCGGAGCTCGTGCCCCGGCGCGCGTGGGGCTACGGCCCGCGCGAAGGCGGCGGCTGGCGGCTCAGCGTCCCCAACACCGACCACTACGGCTCAAGCAACCTGTTCACCACGGTCGGCGACCTGCTGAAGTGGGAACAGAACCTGCTCGACGGGCGCGTCGGTGGACAGGCACTGGTCACGCTGATGCGGACCTCCGGCAGGCTGAACGACGGCACCGTCACCGGCTACGGCGGGGGCCTGAGACTGGAGGGGTATCGCGGCCTGCGCATGGTGAGCCACGACGGCATGGAAGGTGGCTACCGCGCGGAAGCGCTCCTCTTCCCGGACCACCGTCTGTCCATCGTGACGCTGTGCAACGGCGGCAACATCGACGCCGGAGAGCTCGCGCGGAAGGTGGCCGACGTCTACCTGGGCAGGCACCTGAAGGACGTGATGCCCCCGGCCGTGAAGTTCGCGGAGGCGAAGCTGGCGGAGCTGGCCGGCAACTACTGGGGCCCCCAGACGGATGAAGTGGTGCGGCTGGAGTTCAAGGACGGAGCGCTGCGACAGGTCGGCGTGCCCACGGCCTTCGTGCCCATTGGCAACGGCGCGTTCCGTCCGGGCGAGTCGATGCACCAGTGGCGCTTCTCCACACCGAAGGCCAATGCCCCACGCGAGCTGAGCATCCAGGACTTCTGGCCGACGACGCGGAAGTTCATCCGCCTGAGCGCGCCCGTGCCCACGGGCCCGGCGCTGGCGACGTTCGAGGGGAAGTACCGCAGCGACGAGCTCGACACGACCTACGCGGTGCGCGTCGTGGACGGCAAGCTGGCGATCCGCTGGCCCCGCAGGGATGAAGTCATACTGGATGCCGTGGACGGTGAACGCTTCGTGGGCTCGCTCGGCGCGGTCACGTTCACGCGCGCGGCCTCCGGTGGAATCGACGGGCTGCTGATCAGCAACCGCCGGCTGCGCCGGCTGCGCGCGCAGAGGCTGGGAGACGCGAGCTGA
- a CDS encoding lectin → MHVRHLVAGLLVAVAVGCEGKPENDPEFQTQDASVTAGTRLIGVQSGRCLDVAGNTQTPGTELHIYDCNGQVNQRFLFTPEGELRAFDGARCIQPETSSSGARAVSVLCDGTANQRWVRNTNGAVVHTATSLCLDVSGQATANSSKVILWTCNGQTNQRWSLPPDTQAPTVPTGLTLSNVTCNTATLSWSPSTDNEGVAFYDVYHDGQLMKSVSGAVVSTGLTVVPGATWGLYVNARDAAGNVSQGSATLSITPPPCQVDTQAPTVPTGVTATASGTSVTVTWSASTDNVGVTAYDVFRGGVKIGTSSGSPPGRTFVDSGLSPNTAYAYAVLARDAQGNASAQSASTTVTTGQACANPVCSVTQVATDTDIPWGLVNLPDGSVLYGRRDAQDIVRLDPATGQKTSVGTVPNVQSTDGEGGLMGLALSPTFSTDRWLYVMHTSPTDNRIVRLRYENGALNTASLQVLLQGIGRNKFHNGGRLRFGPDGKLYASTGDAQNGAYAQDLNNLAGKVLRLNADGTVPSDNPFGNYVWSYGHRNPQGLAFDSQGRLWEQEFGNSVMDETNLIQKGGNYGWPNCEGTVSQGGSGCATAGYIAPKQTYSTAEGSCSGIAVVRDVLYVACARGTRLYREVISGTSLTNVQQFFVGTYGRLRTVEPTLDGNLWLTTTNQGDKDSIPNNSNEKIFRVVLGP, encoded by the coding sequence ATGCACGTTCGTCACCTGGTGGCCGGACTCCTGGTCGCCGTCGCTGTTGGTTGTGAAGGAAAGCCGGAGAACGACCCCGAGTTCCAGACGCAGGACGCCTCCGTGACCGCGGGCACGCGGCTCATCGGCGTGCAGTCCGGCCGCTGCCTCGACGTGGCTGGGAACACCCAGACGCCGGGGACCGAGCTCCACATCTACGACTGCAACGGCCAGGTGAACCAACGGTTCCTGTTCACGCCCGAGGGCGAGCTGCGCGCATTCGACGGCGCCCGGTGCATCCAGCCGGAGACGTCCAGCTCCGGAGCACGCGCGGTCAGCGTCCTCTGCGATGGGACGGCGAACCAGCGGTGGGTCCGCAACACCAACGGCGCGGTCGTGCACACGGCGACCTCGCTGTGCCTCGACGTGTCCGGCCAGGCCACCGCGAACAGCTCGAAGGTCATCCTCTGGACCTGCAATGGCCAGACGAACCAGCGGTGGTCGCTGCCGCCCGACACCCAGGCGCCCACCGTACCCACGGGGCTCACGCTGTCCAACGTGACGTGCAACACGGCCACGCTGTCCTGGTCGCCGTCCACGGACAACGAGGGCGTCGCCTTCTATGACGTCTACCACGACGGCCAGCTCATGAAGTCCGTCTCCGGCGCGGTCGTGTCCACCGGGCTGACCGTGGTCCCCGGCGCCACCTGGGGCCTGTATGTGAATGCGCGGGACGCGGCGGGCAATGTCTCCCAGGGCAGCGCCACGCTCTCCATCACCCCGCCGCCGTGCCAGGTGGACACGCAGGCCCCCACCGTCCCGACCGGCGTCACCGCCACCGCCTCCGGCACCAGCGTGACCGTGACGTGGAGCGCGTCCACCGACAACGTGGGCGTCACCGCGTACGACGTGTTCCGGGGAGGCGTGAAGATTGGCACGTCGTCCGGCTCGCCGCCCGGGAGGACCTTCGTCGACAGCGGCCTGTCCCCGAACACGGCCTACGCCTACGCCGTGCTCGCGCGGGATGCCCAGGGCAACGCGTCCGCCCAGAGCGCGTCCACGACGGTCACCACCGGTCAGGCCTGCGCGAACCCCGTCTGCTCCGTCACCCAGGTGGCCACCGACACGGACATCCCGTGGGGCCTGGTGAACCTGCCGGACGGCTCCGTGCTGTACGGCCGCCGGGACGCGCAGGACATCGTCCGGTTGGATCCGGCGACGGGCCAGAAGACGTCCGTGGGCACCGTCCCCAACGTGCAGAGCACCGACGGCGAAGGCGGCCTGATGGGGCTGGCCCTCTCCCCCACCTTCTCCACCGACCGGTGGCTGTACGTGATGCACACCTCGCCCACCGACAACCGCATCGTGCGCCTGCGGTATGAGAACGGCGCCCTCAACACCGCGTCGCTCCAGGTGCTGCTCCAGGGCATCGGCCGCAACAAGTTCCACAACGGCGGGCGCCTGCGCTTCGGGCCGGACGGCAAGCTCTACGCGTCCACGGGCGATGCGCAGAACGGCGCCTACGCGCAGGACCTCAACAACCTGGCTGGCAAGGTGCTGCGGCTCAACGCGGACGGCACCGTGCCGTCCGACAACCCCTTCGGCAACTACGTCTGGAGCTACGGCCACCGCAACCCGCAGGGGCTGGCCTTCGACTCCCAGGGCCGCCTCTGGGAACAGGAGTTCGGCAACTCCGTGATGGACGAGACCAACCTCATCCAGAAGGGCGGCAACTACGGCTGGCCCAACTGCGAGGGGACCGTGTCCCAGGGCGGCTCCGGCTGCGCGACGGCCGGGTACATCGCGCCGAAGCAGACCTACTCCACGGCGGAGGGCTCCTGCTCCGGCATCGCGGTGGTCCGTGACGTCCTCTACGTGGCCTGCGCCCGCGGCACGCGCCTCTACCGCGAGGTCATCAGCGGCACCAGCCTGACCAACGTGCAGCAGTTCTTCGTGGGCACCTACGGCCGGCTGCGCACCGTCGAGCCGACGCTCGACGGCAACCTGTGGCTGACCACCACCAACCAGGGTGACAAGGACAGCATCCCCAACAACAGCAACGAGAAGATCTTCCGCGTCGTCCTGGGGCCGTAG
- a CDS encoding phosphoketolase family protein: MAHPEGTEASEYGPPLSAREHGQGPYVPGREQTRGGGPLTAREVELMNAYWRACNYLAVGMIYLQDNPLLRRPLTPKDVKHRLLGHWGASPALSFTWVHLNRLIVEQNLDVIFVAGPGHGAPGVLGPAYLEGTYSEVYPDKSMDAEGMRRFFKQFSFPGHIGSHVTPETPGSIHEGGELGYSLSHAYGMAFDNPDLIVACVVGDGEAETGPLATAWHSNKFLNPVRDGAVLPILNLNGYKIANPTILSRISQEELESLFVGYGYKPYFVEGSDPVEMHQKMAETLERAVEEIRALQKKARLTDTPTRPRWPMIVLRSPKGWTGPKELDGHKLEGSWRSHQVPFGDVRNNPGHLKALEDWMRSYRPEELFDAEGRLMPELRSLAPKGNRRMSANPHANGGLLRKALKMPDFRDYAVKVGSRGTTLHENTKPLGEFLRDIMRDNPTRFRVFGPDETASNRLQALYEVSGKTWMANLSPQDEDGGFLARDGRVMEMLSEHTLLGWLEGYLLTGRHGFFHTYEAFAHVIDSMFNQHAKWLDISKNHVKWRAPVASENILLSSTVWRQDHNGFSHQDPGFIDLVTNKSGTVTRIYLPPDANTLLVVADQCLRSTDCVNVIVADKQKHLQFTSIDEAVAHCAKGIGIWKRASTDEDAEPDVIMACCGDVATQEALAAASILRARAPNLKLRFINVVDLFKLQSSADHPHGSTQREIQSLFPPGKPIIFSFHGYASLIHKLAYRFIDHEDLHVHGYREKGNINTPFELAILNETSRFHLVIDVIDRVPGLSVKAGHLKEEMKNAILDNLAYAHEHGRDRPEIADWTWPD; this comes from the coding sequence ATGGCACACCCCGAAGGGACGGAAGCGTCGGAGTATGGGCCGCCGTTGTCGGCCAGGGAGCACGGCCAGGGACCCTACGTTCCAGGCCGCGAGCAGACCCGGGGCGGGGGACCGCTCACCGCCAGGGAAGTGGAGTTGATGAACGCGTACTGGCGGGCGTGCAACTACCTGGCGGTGGGGATGATCTACCTCCAGGACAACCCGCTGCTGCGCCGGCCCCTGACGCCGAAGGACGTGAAGCACCGGCTGCTCGGCCACTGGGGCGCGAGCCCGGCGCTCTCGTTCACCTGGGTCCACCTGAACCGGCTCATCGTCGAGCAGAACCTCGACGTCATCTTCGTGGCCGGGCCGGGCCACGGTGCCCCGGGCGTGCTCGGGCCCGCGTACCTGGAGGGCACCTATTCGGAGGTCTATCCGGACAAGAGCATGGACGCGGAGGGGATGCGGAGGTTCTTCAAGCAGTTCTCCTTCCCCGGCCACATCGGCAGCCACGTTACCCCGGAGACGCCGGGCTCCATCCACGAAGGCGGCGAGCTGGGCTACAGCCTGTCGCACGCGTATGGCATGGCCTTCGACAACCCCGACCTCATCGTCGCCTGCGTCGTGGGTGACGGCGAAGCGGAGACGGGGCCGCTCGCGACGGCCTGGCACTCGAACAAGTTCCTCAACCCCGTGCGGGATGGCGCCGTGCTGCCCATCCTGAACCTCAACGGGTACAAGATCGCCAACCCGACCATCCTCTCCCGCATCAGCCAGGAGGAGCTGGAGTCCCTGTTCGTCGGCTACGGCTACAAGCCCTACTTCGTCGAGGGCAGCGACCCGGTTGAGATGCACCAGAAGATGGCGGAGACCCTGGAGCGTGCCGTCGAGGAGATCCGCGCCCTGCAGAAGAAGGCGCGGCTGACGGACACCCCGACGCGTCCGCGCTGGCCCATGATCGTCCTGCGCTCGCCCAAGGGCTGGACCGGCCCCAAGGAGCTGGACGGCCACAAGCTGGAGGGCTCCTGGCGCTCACACCAGGTCCCCTTCGGCGACGTGCGCAACAACCCGGGGCACCTGAAGGCGCTCGAGGACTGGATGCGCAGCTACCGGCCCGAGGAGCTGTTCGACGCGGAGGGACGGCTGATGCCGGAGCTCCGGTCGCTCGCGCCCAAGGGGAACCGGCGGATGAGCGCGAACCCCCACGCCAACGGCGGTCTGCTTCGCAAGGCGCTCAAGATGCCCGACTTCCGAGACTACGCGGTCAAGGTCGGCTCGCGCGGCACCACGCTGCATGAGAACACGAAGCCGCTCGGCGAGTTCCTGCGCGACATCATGCGTGACAACCCGACGCGCTTCCGCGTCTTCGGCCCGGACGAGACCGCCTCCAACCGGCTCCAGGCCCTCTACGAGGTGAGCGGGAAGACCTGGATGGCCAACCTGTCGCCGCAGGACGAAGACGGGGGCTTCCTCGCGAGGGACGGCCGCGTCATGGAGATGCTGTCGGAGCACACGCTGCTCGGGTGGCTCGAAGGGTACCTGCTCACGGGGCGCCACGGCTTCTTCCACACGTATGAGGCGTTCGCCCACGTCATCGACTCCATGTTCAACCAGCACGCCAAGTGGTTGGACATCAGCAAGAACCACGTGAAATGGCGGGCGCCCGTCGCGTCGGAGAACATCCTGCTGTCCTCCACGGTGTGGCGTCAGGACCACAACGGGTTCTCCCATCAGGACCCGGGCTTCATCGACCTGGTGACGAACAAGTCCGGCACGGTCACGCGCATCTACCTGCCGCCGGACGCCAACACGCTGCTGGTGGTGGCGGACCAGTGCCTGCGCAGCACCGACTGCGTCAACGTCATCGTCGCGGACAAGCAGAAGCACCTGCAGTTCACCAGCATCGACGAGGCCGTCGCCCACTGCGCCAAGGGGATCGGCATCTGGAAGCGGGCCAGCACGGACGAGGACGCGGAGCCGGACGTCATCATGGCCTGCTGCGGCGACGTCGCGACGCAGGAGGCCCTGGCCGCCGCCTCCATCCTGCGCGCGCGCGCACCGAACCTGAAGCTGCGCTTCATCAACGTCGTGGACCTGTTCAAGCTCCAGTCGTCAGCGGATCATCCGCACGGGTCCACCCAGCGAGAGATCCAGAGCCTGTTCCCGCCGGGCAAGCCCATCATCTTCAGCTTCCACGGCTATGCGTCGCTCATCCACAAGCTGGCCTATCGCTTCATCGACCACGAAGACCTGCACGTGCACGGCTACCGGGAGAAGGGCAACATCAACACGCCCTTCGAGCTGGCGATCCTCAACGAGACGTCCCGCTTCCACCTGGTCATCGACGTCATCGACCGCGTGCCGGGGCTGTCCGTGAAGGCCGGGCACCTGAAGGAGGAGATGAAGAACGCCATCCTCGACAACCTGGCCTACGCGCACGAGCACGGCCGGGACCGGCCTGAAATCGCGGACTGGACCTGGCCGGACTGA
- a CDS encoding class I fructose-bisphosphate aldolase, with translation MPTTPGLGETARAIIADGMGILAADETVSTITKRLTARAIESTADSRRAYRELLFSTPGIAEFIGGVIMQDETIRQDSAEGIPLVDLLAGRGIIPGIKVDAGVRPLAGAPGEFVTEGLDGLRERLEEYRELGARFAKWRAVFTIRDGRPSAPCIHANAHALARYAALCQEQGLVPIVEPEVLMEGAHALERCEDVTGRVLQAVFNELFAARVSLEGMLLKPNMITAGHGSARQASVEEVAEATLRVLTRHVPPAVPGIVFLSGGQDPVLATEHLNAINALEGPKPWTLSFSYGRALQDEALEAWAGRSEQVPAAQRMFHHRAWCDSAAALGTYSEDMEGEAGFARAMEPFSIHGPSDSTLHTHH, from the coding sequence ATGCCGACGACGCCAGGGCTCGGTGAAACCGCGAGAGCCATCATTGCTGACGGAATGGGCATCCTGGCGGCGGACGAGACGGTCTCCACGATCACGAAGCGCCTGACCGCGCGCGCCATCGAGTCGACCGCGGACAGCCGCCGCGCCTACCGGGAGCTGCTCTTCAGTACACCCGGCATCGCCGAGTTCATCGGCGGTGTCATCATGCAGGACGAGACGATTCGTCAGGACAGCGCGGAGGGCATCCCGCTGGTCGACCTGCTGGCGGGCCGAGGCATCATCCCCGGCATCAAGGTCGACGCCGGCGTCCGCCCCCTGGCCGGCGCGCCGGGAGAGTTCGTCACGGAAGGGCTCGACGGGCTCCGCGAGCGGCTGGAGGAGTACCGCGAGCTGGGGGCGCGGTTCGCCAAGTGGCGCGCGGTCTTCACCATCCGCGACGGGCGGCCCAGCGCACCGTGCATCCACGCGAACGCGCACGCGCTCGCGCGCTACGCCGCGCTCTGCCAGGAGCAGGGCCTGGTGCCCATCGTGGAGCCCGAGGTCCTGATGGAGGGCGCGCACGCGCTCGAGCGGTGCGAGGACGTGACGGGGCGCGTGCTGCAGGCGGTCTTCAACGAGCTCTTCGCCGCGCGGGTGTCCCTGGAAGGGATGTTGCTCAAGCCGAACATGATCACCGCGGGCCACGGCTCCGCGAGGCAGGCCTCCGTGGAGGAGGTGGCGGAGGCGACGCTGCGCGTCCTGACGCGCCATGTGCCGCCCGCGGTCCCTGGAATCGTCTTCCTGTCCGGCGGACAGGACCCGGTCCTGGCCACGGAACACCTCAACGCCATCAACGCGCTGGAAGGCCCGAAGCCCTGGACGCTGAGCTTCTCCTACGGACGCGCGCTGCAGGACGAAGCGCTCGAAGCCTGGGCGGGCCGGAGCGAGCAGGTGCCCGCCGCCCAGCGCATGTTCCACCACCGCGCCTGGTGCGACAGCGCGGCGGCCCTGGGCACGTACAGCGAGGACATGGAGGGCGAAGCGGGCTTCGCCCGGGCCATGGAGCCGTTCTCCATCCACGGCCCGTCCGACTCAACTCTCCACACCCACCACTGA